A portion of the Lolium rigidum isolate FL_2022 chromosome 1, APGP_CSIRO_Lrig_0.1, whole genome shotgun sequence genome contains these proteins:
- the LOC124694297 gene encoding transmembrane 9 superfamily member 7-like, whose protein sequence is MAIAGGPRGRLLVVPLLVLAAVVLASSPARAFYLPGVAPRDFQKDDDLQVKVNKLSSIKTQLPYDYYFLDYCKPDAIKNSAENLGEVLRGDRIENSVYNFKMRRDESCKVVCRPKLSAEAAKNFKEKIDDEYRVNMILDNLPVVVPRQTREGSQAPGFEHGYRVGYKLKDDKYYINNHLSFKVLYHEDLNSPEARIVGFHVIPSSIKHEYGDWDDKNPIVQTCNANTKITPGSHTPQEVAPDAYVVFSYDVTFEASEIIWASRWDVYLLSSDSQIHWFSIINSLMIVLFLSGMIAMIMMRTLYKDIANYNQLDNQEEAQEETGWKLVHGDAFRPPVHSGLLCVYVGTGVQFFGMTVVTMMFALLGFLSPANRGGLMTAMVLLWVFMGVLAGYTSSRLYKMFKGNEWKKITLKTAFMFPGIIFGVFFVLNALIWGEKSSGAVPFGTMFALVLLWFGISVPLVFVGSFLGFKQPAIEDPVKTNKIPRQIPEQAWYLQPAFSILAGGILPFGAVFIELFFILTSIWLNQFYYIFGFLFIVFVILLVTCAEITIVLCYFQLCSEDYHWWWRAYLTAGSSALYLFAYAIFYFFNKLEITKLVSGILYFGYMLIISYAFFVLTGTIGFYACFWFVRKIYASVKID, encoded by the exons ATGGCGATCGCCGGCGGCCCGCGCGgccgcctcctcgtcgtccccctcctcgtcctcgccgccGTCGTCCTCGCCTCCTCCCCCGCCCGCGCCTTCTACCTCCCCGGCGTCGCCCCTCGCGACTTCCAGAAG GATGATGATCTCCAGGTGAAGGTTAACAAGTTGTCATCTATAAAGACGCAACTTCCATATGACTATTATTTCCTGGACTACTGCAAGCCTGATGCAATTAAGAACAGTGCTGAAAACTTAGGGGAAGTCCTTCGTGGGGACCGTATTGAAAATTCTGTCTATAAT TTCAAGATGAGGAGGGACGAGAGTTGCAAAGTTGTTTGTCGACCTAAACTTTCTGCAGAAGCTGCAAAGAATTTCAAAGAAAAGATCGATGATGAATATCGAGTGaacat GATTTTGGATAATCTCCCAGTTGTGGTCCCTAGGCAGACACGGGAAGGAAGCCAAGCACCAGGCTTTGAGCATGGTTACCGAGTTGGCTATAAG CTCAAGGATGACAAGTACTATATTAACAATCACTTGAGCTTTAAAGTCTTGTACCATGAAGACCTAAACTCCCCAGAAGCTCGCATCGTTGGCTTCCATGTGATTCCTAGCAG CATTAAGCACGAATATGGTGACTGGGATGACAAGAATCCTATAGTGCAAACTTGCAACGCTAACACTAAGATAACTCCTGGTAGTCACACACCTCAAGAGGTGGCTCCGGATGCATACGTTGTATTCTCTTACGATGTTACCTTTGAG GCTAGTGAGATCATATGGGCATCTCGCTGGGATGTGTACCTTCTTTCTAGTGACAGCCAAATCCACTGGTTCTCAATCATTAATTCTTTGATGATTGTCCTTTTCCTTTCTGGTATGATAGCCATGATTATGATGAGAACCCTTTACAAGGACATAGCAAACTATAATCAGCTTGACAATCAGGAGGAGGCCCAAGAAGAAACTGGGTGGAAATTAGTGCATGGTGATGCCTTCAGGCCTCCTGTTCATTCAGGCCTTCTGTGTGTTTATGTTGGAACTGGTGTGCAATTCTTTGGTATGACGGTGGTTACCATGATGTTTGCGCTACTTGGATTCTTATCCCCTGCAAACCGTGGAGGACTGATGACAGCTATGGTCCTTTTGTGGGTTTTCATGGGCGTGTTGGCTGGTTACACATCATCCCGCCTCTACAAGATGTTCAAGGGCAATGAGTGGAAGAAGATCACTCTCAAAACTGCCTTCATGTTTCCTGGTATAATCTTTGGGGTCTTTTTCGTCTTGAATGCCCTTATCTGGGGTGAGAAATCATCTGGCGCAGTTCCTTTCGGGACAATGTTTGCTCTGGTCCTCCTCTGGTTTGGCATCTCCGTGCCACTGGTTTTTGTTGGAAGTTTCTTGGGATTCAAGCAGCCAGCTATTGAAGATCCAGTCAAGACAAACAAGATTCCGAGGCAAATTCCTGAACAAGCATGGTACCTGCAGCCAGCTTTCTCAATACTCGCTGGTGGCATATTGCCATTTGGTGCTGTCTTTATTGAGCTATTCTTCATCCTCACATCTATCTGGCTGAACCAGTTCTACTACATCTTTggcttcctcttcatagtcttcgTCATTCTCCTGGTAACTTGTGCTGAGATCACAATTGTCCTCTGCTACTTCCAGCTATGTAGCGAGGACTACCACTGGTGGTGGCGGGCATACCTGACCGCAGGCTCTTCAGCTCTATATCTTTTTGCTTATGCTATCTTCTACTTCTTCAACAAGCTGGAGATCACAAAGCTTGTTTCAGGGATTCTGTACTTTGGTTACATGCTGATCATTTCTTATGCCTTCTTCGTGTTGACTGGCACTATTGGCTTCTATGCTTGCTTCTGGTTTGTGAGGAAGATATATGCTTCTGTGAAGATCGACTGA
- the LOC124683705 gene encoding L-ascorbate oxidase-like, with translation MAKPHTSSDHLAAVQLLLCCTLLVAFAAPTATAASAPAAPSPAKVNMTWDVEYILWAPDCQQRVMVGINGKFPGPTITARAGDVVRVTVNNKLHTEGLVIHWHGMRQVGTPWADGTASISQCAINPGDSFTYEFVADKPGTFFYHGHFGMQRAAGLYGSLIVNATAAQDEPYRRDYDGGELNVLLSDWYHENVYAQAAGLERKDKHFEWIGEPQTILINGRGQYECMLGKVTRYHRGIDRYAKTCVRGKEAKLCRDEERCLRRSECGPYCPESQCAPVVFDVEPGKTYRLRIASTTTLSALNLQVQGHELTVVEADGNPVEPFKVTDIDIYSGESYSVLLTTSQKPTFYRPGAFWISVGVRGRHPKTLPATAVLRYTNSKFDWPGSAPPETPAWDDIDHSKSFTYRIKALRNNAITKTRPPRSSALNRTIVMLNTQTMVGGHVRWAINNVSLALPATPYLGAYHYGLQGSAFDAAGEAPDGVPEGYNVSRPPGENEGYAARLSDRVYELPHGALVDVVLQNADMMRERASETHPWHLHGHDFWVLGYGDGRYDAGKDLARLNMEDPPLRNTVVVFPHGWTALRFVADNTGAWAFHCHIEPHLHMGMGAVFVEGVEKMRELKVPREAMMCGVISTSAAVVTPAAPRTPAPAP, from the exons TGGGACGTGGAGTACATCCTGTGGGCGCCGGACTGCCAGCAGCGGGTGATGGTCGGGATCAACGGCAAGTTCCCCGGCCCGACCATCACCGCCCGCGCCGGCGACGTCGTCCGCGTCACCGTCAACAACAAGCTTCACACGGAGGGGCTCGTCATCCACTGGCACGGCATGCGGCAGGTCGGCACGCCGTGGGCGGACGGCACGGCGTCCATCTCCCAGTGCGCCATCAACCCCGGGGACTCCTTCACCTACGAGTTCGTCGCCGACAAG CCCGGGACGTTCTTCTACCACGGGCATTTCGGGATGCAGAGGGCGGCGGGGCTTTACGGGTCGCTCATCGTGAACGCCACGGCGGCGCAGGACGAGCCGTACCGGAGGGACTACGACGGCGGCGAGCTCAACGTGCTGCTCAGCGACTGGTACCACGAGAACGTGTACGCGCAGGCGGCCGGGCTGGAGCGCAAGGACAAGCACTTCGAGTGGATAGGCGAGCCTCAGACGATCCTGATCAACGGGCGAGGGCAGTACGAGTGCATGCTGGGCAAGGTCACGAGGTACCACAGGGGCATCGACAGGTACGCCAAGACGTGCGTCAGGGGCAAGGAGGCCAAGCTGTGCAGGGACGAGGAGCGGTGCCTGAGGCGGAGCGAGTGCGGGCCCTACTGCCCCGAGAGCCAGTGCGCGCCCGTCGTCTTCGACGTGGAGCCTGGCAAGACGTACAGGCTGAGGATcgccagcaccaccacgctctcTGCTCTCAATCTGCAGGTCCAAGGG CACGAGCTGACGGTGGTGGAGGCGGACGGCAACCCGGTGGAGCCGTTCAAGGTGACGGACATCGACATCTACTCCGGCGAGAGCTACTCCGTCCTCCTCACGACCAGCCAGAAGCCTACCTTCTACCGACCGGGGGCCTTCTGGATCTCGGTGGGCGTGAGAGGGCGGCACCCGAAGACGCTACCGGCCACCGCCGTCCTGAGGTACACCAACAGCAAGTTCGACTGGCCGGGCAGCGCGCCGCCGGAGACTCCGGCCTGGGACGACATAGACCACAGCAAGAGCTTCACGTACAGAATCAAAGCCCTGAGGAACAACGCCATCACCAAGACACGTCCGCCGAGGTCATCGGCGCTGAACCGGACGATCGTGATGCTGAACACGCAGACGATGGTGGGCGGGCACGTGAGGTGGGCGATCAACAACGTGTCCCTGGCGCTGCCGGCCACCCCGTACCTGGGCGCCTACCACTACGGCCTGCAGGGCAGCGCCTTCGACGCGGCGGGGGAGGCGCCGGACGGGGTGCCCGAGGGGTACAACGTGAGCCGGCCGCCGGGGGAGAACGAGGGGTACGCGGCGCGGCTGAGCGACCGGGTGTACGAGCTGCCGCACGGCGCGCTGGTGGACGTGGTGCTGCAGAACGCGGACATGATGAGGGAGAGGGCGAGCGAGACGCACCCGTGGCACCTGCATGGGCACGACTTCTGGGTGCTCGGCTACGGCGACGGGCGGTACGACGCCGGGAAGGACTTGGCGAGGCTGAACATGGAGGACCCGCCGCTGCGGAACACGGTGGTGGTGTTCCCGCACGGGTGGACGGCGCTGCGGTTCGTCGCCGACAACACGGGGGCCTGGGCGTTCCACTGTCACATCGAGCCGCACCTCCACATGGGCATGGGCGCCGTCTTCGTCGAGGGAGTGGAGAAGATGCGCGAGCTCAAGGTGCCCAGGGAAGCAATGATGTGCGGGGTGATCAGCACGTCCGCCGCGGTCGTGACACCCGCTGCGCCGCGcacaccggcgccggcgccgtga